The following are encoded in a window of Suncus etruscus isolate mSunEtr1 chromosome 16, mSunEtr1.pri.cur, whole genome shotgun sequence genomic DNA:
- the LOC126032167 gene encoding LOW QUALITY PROTEIN: protein ELYS-like (The sequence of the model RefSeq protein was modified relative to this genomic sequence to represent the inferred CDS: inserted 6 bases in 4 codons; deleted 3 bases in 2 codons) codes for MPRQPRPLLGTGNHGLSAELPRGLSAKAVASLPVAQGSQEVPVECLRTVSAAVWAPRGTIRTGSLGGSASSSAALESGEYLHNALYFALWSLDSVVSRFFXHMISLHILVHERSLSRGLPPSNPPRGEFFHPDVLIFNAACLMNSGVGSQINGNGFQKKNLMFSSALGQSLNSAIPDHYKQCFXADMSPNFLDNPFSNLSQQDQLEALWSAVDQSNFLALMSRCIEQWASEHPHSATKLCFVLEWTWNKMNVTKEELDRLCALLFDGSCHNIDPQTIQSIHCCYLLLCHLNAVLNCLLAEAKSMTEEGILSLNNKRMLTQITCQYIQVVLWFCRFELLPEGFHDAMHLRSLCYNYPVIQEYYTSCRQKCESFSRGEMNPDYLIIDGLVSHLGNRIENLWETMKXSTGKYPPPSLHALLDIYLLDNIPEANKHAVTIYLLLDIMSCFPNKEXFAIESFLKLFAISDSQLKLIKGLWYIDHKNYERALELLLDPATAEPLPWQHTMILRAFISHGEHRIALRYIHTMKPTMSTDGDVCLHFTILTYNRCVVEALSLLRQHSSSLNRKDLLKHTYDMCQEVGLLEDFLKIPLKDTEQEDLVRTLQTSPRIKESSPGVSSLPIPDASVGTPIAQASQKRSKELNTADCPVHQLSQSMRVFLQSPTKSPLDLPSHLLPVSSCVKRSWESITKAKELHCLETPLVAKKAKISATTVNASGFAKSSLQTILKSCRPSTLASPSLSPGPSLAPLQLKETTISLREEGITAPCTTGVAYDNKTNIYATTPPRSILKKPGSLKTRKKVSFSLDHQENENQELHVRLQDTSSHYLEKSDVSNAKSSSSTIMDQTFTEYQDAVSPKIMCTPLKTASSSTELIADVTEKAQDGNSNMVESEGSPPKMPRLSDTGNTEDILLSSLTAQQAEVPMSDTPRKRGRPRNINADDVTPTVHEEERSPKRRKDLSIQRRSTRNTSATTKNTPAGERASEKSVSVPQEELETVLSPK; via the exons ATGCCACGGCAACCCAGACCACTGTTGGGCACAGGAAACCATGGCTTGAGTGCTGAGCTGCCACGCGGCTTGAGCGCCAAGGCCGTCGCGAGTCTCCCCGTGGCTCAAGGGAGCCAGGAAGTGCCAGTGGAGTGCT TGCGCACAGTGTCCGCTGCTGTTTGGGCTCCCCGAGGGACCATTAGGACAGGCAGTCTTGGCGGCTCTGCGTCCAGCTCTGCTGCACTAGAATCGGGTGAATATCTACATAAC GCTCTTTATTTTGCTCTGTGGTCCCTGGATTCTGTAGTAAGTAGGTTTT TCCACATGATATCTTTGCATATCTTAGTGCATGAGAGGAGTTTAAGTCGAGGACTTCCTCCTTCCAATCCACCTCGTGGGGAGTTTTTTCATCCAGATGTCTTAATTTTTAATGCTGCA TGTTTGATGAACTCTGGAGTTGGTTCACAAATCAATGGCAATGGCTTTCAGAAAAAGAATCTGATGTTTTCAAGTGCATTGGGGCAATCTCTCAACAGTGCCATTCCTGATCATTATAAGCAATGTT AGGCTGACATGTCACCAAACTTTCTTGATAATCCATTTTCAAATTTAAGTCAGCAAGACCAATTAGAAGCTTTGTGGTCTGCAGTAGACCAATCAAATTTCCTTGCACTTATGTCTAGATGCATCGAACAATGGGCATCAGAACACCCACATTCGGCCACTAAGTTGTGCTTTGTTCTAGAATGGACATGGAATAAAATGAATGTCACCAAAGAAGAATTGGACAGACTGTGTGCGCTGTTATTTGATGGCTCATGCCATAACATTGATCCACAGACTATACAGTCTATCCATTGTTGTTATTTGCTTCTGTGCCACCTTAATGCAGTTCTTAATTGTTTGTTAGCAGAGGCCAAAAGCATGACTGAGGAAGGCATATTGAGCCTGAACAATAAACGTATGTTGACTCAAATCACATGTCAGTACATACAAGTGGTTCTGTGGTTCTGTCGTTTTGAGCTTCTACCAGAGGGCTTCCATGATGCTATGCATTTAAGAAGTTTATGCTATAACTACCCTGTAATTCAGGAGTACTACACCAGTTGTCGACAGAAGTGTGAGAGTTTTTCAAGGGGGGAAATGAATCCTGATTACCTGATCATTGATGGACTGGTTTCTCACCTAGGAAATAGGATTGAGAATTTGTGGGAAACGATGAA GAGCACTGGAAAATATCCTCCTCCAAGTCTGCATGCACTGCTTGACATATACTTACTTGATAATATTCCAGAAGCAAACAAACATGCAGTTACCATCTATTTGCTGCTAGACATTATGTCTTGTTTTCCAAACAAAGA ATTCGccattgaatcatttcttaagcTTTTTGCCATTTCTGATAGCCAACTGAAACTGATTAAAGGATTGTGGTATATAGACCATAAAAATTATGAGAGGGCTTTGGAACTTCTGCTTGACCCAGCCACAGCCGAACCTTTGCCATGGCAACATACAATGATTCTTCGAGCTTTCATAAGTCACGGTGAGCACAGAATCGCCCTCAGATATATCCATACCATGAAGCCAACGATGTCCACAGATGGTGATGTTTGCCTTCACTTCACCATTTTGACCTATAATAGGTGTGTGGTTGAGGCCTTAAGTTTGCTGCGGCAACATTCTAGTAGTTTAAACAGAAAGGACTTATTAAAGCACACTTACGACATGTGCCAGGAAGTGGGCTTGCTGGAGGATTTTCTAAAGATACCGCTCAAAGACACTGAACAGGAGGATTTGGTAAGAACTTTGCAAACCAGTCCTAGAATCAAAGAATCCTCTCCTGGAGTATCTTCTCTCCCAATACCTGATGCTTCTGTTGGAACCCCAATTGCACAAGCTTCACAAAAACGTTCTAAAGAGCTGAATACGGCTGATTGTCCTGTGCATCAGCTTTCTCAATCTATGAGGGTGTTTCTGCAAAGCCCCACCAAATCTCCTTTGGATCTCCCATCTCATTTATTGCCAGTAAGTTCATGTGTCAAAAGATCTTGGGAATCTATTACCAAGGCTAAGGAATTACATTGCCTTGAAACTCCTCTTGTGGCTAAGAAAGCTAAAATTTCGGCCACAACAGTTAATGCTTCTGGATTTGCCAAATCTAGTCTTCAAACCATTTTAAAGTCTTGTCGTCCATCAACTTTAGCATCACCCTCTTTGTCTCCTGGACCTTCTCTTGCTCCTTTACAACTGAAGGAAACTACAATTTCATTGAGGGAAGAGGGCATAACTGCACCATGTACAACTGGAGTTGCCTATGACaacaaaactaatatatatgCTACTACACCACCACGTTCAATTCTAAAAAAACCTGGCTCACTGAAGACCCGAAAGAAGGTATCTTTTTCCTTAGAccatcaagaaaatgaaaatcaagaatTGCATGTAAGGCTACAGGATACATCCTCACATTACTTGGAGAAATCAGATGTGAGCAATGCAAAGAGCAGTTCTTCAACCATAATGGACCAGACTTTCACGGAATATCAGGATGCAGTATCACCCAAAATTATGTGTACACCCTTGAAAACTGCGAGCTCTTCTACTGAACTAATTGCTGATGTAACAGAAAAAGCGCAAGATGGTAATAGTAATATGGTTGAGTCTGAAGGAAGTCCTCCTAAAATGCCACGACTTTCTGATACTGGGAATACCGAAGATATTTTGCTGTCATCCCTGACAGCACAACAGGCAGAAGTCCCCATGTCTGACACACCTAGGAAACGTGGTAGACCAAGAAACATAAATGCTGATGATGTAACACCCACAGTACATGAGGAAGAGAGAAGTCCCAAAAGGAGAAAAGATCTTAGCATTCAAAGGAGATCGACAAGAAACACCTCAGCTACAACGAAAAATACTCCTGCTGGAGAACGAGCTTCAGAGAAGTCAGTTTCAGTTCCACAAGAGGAACTTGAGACAGTGTTGAGCCCCAAGTAA